The genomic segment CATCCGGTAATCTGAAAAAGCGACTGACCGAGGACATCATAACGCAACTCGACCCGCAAACCAGGAGCGTCGCCGGCGCGCATCTTACAGTTTATGCGCTTGGGAGCGCCCTTGGCGTTGGTGACCGAAACATAAGAGTTGGAATCGGTGGCAGCGAGGCGAAACGGCTCGGGCGTCGAGTGTGCCAGATGGGAGATGGCAGCCGTCACGATATCGCCGCCCCAAGAATCTTCGATCGTCATCGGCAAGCCAAAAGTAACGCAAAGATCCCTTATCTGGCGGGCCTTGGTAATGCCGCCCACCTTGGAGATCTTGAGATGGATAGCATCCATCGCGCCGTTGGCATGAGCGCGCTGCAAGGCGCCTATCTCATCGATGTTTTCATCCAGGATAAACGGCAGATTGGTTG from the Limibacillus halophilus genome contains:
- a CDS encoding enolase C-terminal domain-like protein; this encodes MQRAHPGPCPAPAEEGNRQATNLPFILDENIDEIGALQRAHANGAMDAIHLKISKVGGITKARQIRDLCVTFGLPMTIEDSWGGDIVTAAISHLAHSTPEPFRLAATDSNSYVSVTNAKGAPKRINCKMRAGDAPGLRVELRYDVLGQSLFQITG